A region from the Sphingomonas sp. S2-65 genome encodes:
- the rpsN gene encoding 30S ribosomal protein S14, producing MAKLSSVNKNERRKQLVKKYAGKYAKLKAIANDESLDETERLIARLKMAEIPRNGNPTRIRNRCELSGRPRAYYRKFRLARVMFRDLANKGLIPGVTKSSW from the coding sequence ATGGCGAAACTGAGTTCCGTAAACAAGAACGAGCGTCGCAAGCAGCTGGTGAAGAAGTACGCCGGCAAGTATGCGAAGCTGAAGGCGATCGCGAACGACGAGAGCCTGGATGAGACCGAGCGTCTCATCGCGCGTCTCAAGATGGCGGAAATTCCGCGCAACGGCAATCCGACCCGGATTCGCAACCGCTGCGAGCTTTCCGGCCGCCCGCGCGCTTATTACCGCAAGTTCCGTCTCGCTCGTGTGATGTTCCGTGATCTGGCCAACAAGGGCCTGATCCCCGGTGTCACCAAGTCGAGCTGGTAA
- the rpsH gene encoding 30S ribosomal protein S8 gives MAVTDPLGDMLTRIRNGQRAKKDSVLTPASKLRVRVLDVLQREGYIRGYSEEQMGPAAGIRIELKYFEGQPAIKHVARVSKPGRRVYSGSQELPRVRNGLGITIVSTPRGVLSDAEAREQNVGGEVLAEVF, from the coding sequence ATGGCAGTGACCGATCCCCTGGGTGACATGCTCACCCGCATCCGCAACGGCCAGCGGGCGAAGAAGGACTCCGTCCTGACGCCTGCTTCCAAGCTGCGTGTCCGCGTCCTCGACGTGCTTCAGCGCGAAGGCTATATCCGCGGTTATTCCGAAGAGCAGATGGGCCCGGCAGCGGGCATCCGCATCGAGCTCAAATATTTCGAGGGTCAGCCGGCGATCAAGCACGTCGCCCGCGTCTCGAAGCCTGGCCGCCGCGTCTATTCGGGTTCGCAGGAACTTCCGCGCGTTCGCAACGGCCTGGGCATCACGATCGTCTCGACGCCGCGTGGCGTTCTGTCCGACGCCGAAGCGCGCGAACAGAATGTCGGTGGCGAAGTGCTCGCGGAGGTGTTCTGA
- the rplF gene encoding 50S ribosomal protein L6, whose translation MSRIGKKPVSVPAGVTASIDNRVLNVKGPKGALSLNLRDEISYTLENDGILVKPANETKAARAFWGMQRTLVQNLITGVTEGFTKKLVITGVGYRAASQGKVLKLQLGYSHDVNIDVPEGIEIKTPDQTTVEISGIDKQKVGQIAAEIRRWRKPEPYKGKGIKYDGEFIFRKEGKKK comes from the coding sequence ATGAGCCGCATCGGTAAGAAGCCGGTCTCCGTACCGGCAGGCGTTACCGCCTCGATCGACAATCGCGTGCTGAACGTGAAGGGCCCCAAGGGTGCGCTTTCGCTTAACCTGCGCGACGAGATCAGCTACACGCTCGAGAATGACGGCATCCTGGTGAAGCCGGCGAACGAGACCAAGGCGGCGCGTGCCTTTTGGGGCATGCAGCGCACGCTGGTCCAGAACCTGATCACCGGCGTGACCGAGGGCTTCACCAAGAAGCTCGTGATCACCGGCGTCGGCTATCGCGCCGCATCGCAGGGCAAGGTGCTCAAGCTCCAGCTCGGCTATTCGCACGACGTGAACATCGACGTGCCGGAAGGCATCGAGATCAAGACCCCCGATCAGACCACGGTCGAGATCTCGGGGATCGACAAGCAGAAGGTCGGCCAGATTGCGGCCGAGATTCGCCGCTGGCGGAAGCCCGAGCCGTATAAGGGCAAGGGCATCAAGTACGACGGCGAGTTCATCTTCCGTAAGGAAGGGAAGAAGAAGTGA
- the rplR gene encoding 50S ribosomal protein L18: MSTKGLSLFAKRRRRNRTALRARAGGRPRLSIHRSGKHIYAQVIDDAAGRTVASASTLEKDVRGSTGATIAAAQEVGKRVAEAAKAAGVTQVVFDRGGFLYHGRVKALADAARESGLEF; encoded by the coding sequence ATCAGCACCAAGGGTCTCTCGCTTTTCGCAAAGCGTCGTCGCCGCAACCGCACTGCGCTTCGTGCGCGCGCTGGTGGCCGTCCGCGTCTGTCGATCCATCGCTCGGGCAAGCACATCTATGCCCAGGTGATCGACGACGCCGCGGGCCGCACCGTGGCCTCTGCCTCCACCCTCGAGAAGGACGTGCGCGGCTCGACCGGCGCGACCATCGCGGCGGCGCAGGAAGTCGGCAAGCGCGTTGCAGAGGCGGCCAAGGCCGCCGGCGTGACGCAGGTCGTCTTCGATCGCGGTGGCTTCCTCTATCATGGCCGCGTCAAGGCGCTGGCGGATGCCGCTCGTGAGAGCGGACTGGAGTTCTAA
- the rpsE gene encoding 30S ribosomal protein S5, whose product MADENNTPEADGSAVPAEASAPAQDGGYQGGGRGRGGPGGGGGGGRGRGGPGGGGGRGGRDGGRGGRDNRGGPRGADDGGEELIEKLVHINRVSKTVKGGKRFGFAALVVVGDGKGRVGFGHGKAREVPEAISKATAAAKKTMVRIPLKEGRTLHHDGNGHFGAGRVTLRTAPAGTGIIAGGPMRAIFESLGVADVVTKSVGTSNPYNMIRATFEALNEQTSPKSVAQRRGKKIADLLGRGGSQTAEADAAAIVE is encoded by the coding sequence ATGGCTGACGAGAACAACACGCCAGAAGCTGACGGCTCGGCCGTTCCCGCGGAAGCCAGTGCTCCGGCGCAGGACGGCGGCTACCAGGGCGGTGGCCGCGGTCGTGGCGGTCCCGGCGGCGGTGGCGGCGGTGGCCGTGGCCGTGGTGGCCCCGGCGGCGGTGGCGGTCGTGGCGGTCGCGATGGCGGTCGTGGCGGTCGTGACAACCGCGGCGGCCCGCGCGGCGCCGACGATGGCGGCGAAGAGCTGATCGAGAAGCTGGTTCACATCAACCGCGTCTCGAAGACGGTGAAGGGCGGCAAGCGCTTCGGCTTCGCGGCGCTGGTCGTCGTGGGCGACGGCAAGGGCCGGGTCGGCTTCGGTCATGGCAAGGCACGCGAAGTGCCGGAAGCCATCTCCAAGGCGACGGCAGCTGCCAAGAAGACGATGGTCCGCATTCCGCTCAAGGAAGGCCGCACGCTGCATCATGACGGCAATGGCCACTTCGGTGCCGGCCGCGTGACGCTTCGTACCGCGCCTGCCGGTACCGGCATCATCGCGGGTGGCCCGATGCGCGCCATCTTCGAATCGCTGGGCGTTGCTGACGTGGTGACCAAGTCGGTCGGCACTTCGAACCCCTACAACATGATCCGCGCCACCTTCGAGGCGCTGAACGAGCAGACTTCGCCGAAGTCGGTCGCTCAGCGGCGCGGCAAGAAGATTGCCGACCTGCTCGGCCGCGGCGGTTCGCAGACCGCCGAGGCGGATGCAGCCGCGATCGTGGAGTAA
- the rpmD gene encoding 50S ribosomal protein L30, giving the protein MATIKIKQIGSPIRRTKDQRATLIGLGLNKMHKVSELEDTPEVRGMIRKLPHMVQVVEG; this is encoded by the coding sequence ATGGCAACCATCAAGATCAAGCAGATCGGCTCGCCGATCCGCCGCACGAAGGATCAGCGCGCAACGCTGATCGGCCTTGGGCTCAACAAGATGCACAAGGTCAGCGAGCTCGAGGATACGCCCGAAGTTCGTGGCATGATCCGCAAGCTGCCGCACATGGTGCAGGTCGTCGAGGGCTGA
- the rplO gene encoding 50S ribosomal protein L15, protein MKLNDLRDNQGARQGRVRVGRGIGSGLGKTAGRGQKGQKSRSGVSIKGFEGGQMPLHMRIPKRGFNNIFAKDYAEVNLGEIQKMIDAGRLTATDIDHEALKAVGLARGGKDGVRLLGKGELTAKLSFTVAGVSKGAREAVEKAGGSVTVPEIVPAADKHKAKHRTTQAAKKAAQQG, encoded by the coding sequence ATGAAGCTGAACGATCTCCGCGATAACCAGGGTGCCCGTCAGGGCCGCGTCCGTGTCGGCCGTGGCATCGGCTCGGGCCTGGGCAAGACCGCCGGCCGTGGCCAGAAGGGTCAGAAGAGCCGCAGCGGCGTCTCGATCAAGGGCTTCGAAGGCGGCCAGATGCCGCTTCACATGCGGATCCCGAAGCGCGGCTTCAACAACATCTTCGCCAAGGATTATGCCGAGGTGAACCTGGGCGAGATCCAGAAGATGATCGACGCAGGCCGCCTGACCGCGACCGACATCGACCACGAGGCTCTCAAAGCCGTCGGCCTGGCTCGTGGCGGCAAGGATGGCGTGCGCCTGCTCGGCAAGGGCGAGCTCACCGCGAAGCTGAGCTTCACCGTAGCCGGCGTGTCCAAGGGCGCCCGCGAAGCGGTTGAAAAGGCTGGTGGCTCGGTGACCGTGCCGGAAATCGTGCCGGCCGCAGACAAGCACAAGGCCAAGCATCGCACGACCCAGGCCGCCAAGAAGGCCGCGCAGCAGGGCTGA
- the secY gene encoding preprotein translocase subunit SecY has translation MASAADQLASSISLAKFGKATELKKRLWFTIGALIVFRLLSYVPLPGVDPTQLNLLAQQTQGGVLDFFNNFTGGALNRMSVVALGVMPYITASIVVQLATSLSPQLNAIKKEGESGRKRLNQYTRYGTVALTAVQGWFIAVGLESFGAAQGLQPVIEPGMLFRVGAVVSLVGGTLFLMWIGEQITSRGIGNGISLIIMAGIVARLPTTLVQLFESGRTGTIDPLRLILILVAVIALVLFICFMERAQRRILIQYPKRQTARGVQAERSHLPLKLNTAGVIPPIFASSLLLLPLTITQFAGQATAGESWMGDLVINLNTWLRHGSPLYMALYGFGIIFFSFFYTAVVFNPEETADNLKRHGGFIPGIRPGKNTEKYFDYVLTRITVVGAAYLTFICLVPEFAISSLGGTFLMGGTSLLIVVNVTMDTVAQIQSHLLAHQYGDLIKKAKLKGRTR, from the coding sequence ATGGCATCCGCAGCCGATCAACTCGCCTCCAGCATCAGCCTGGCCAAGTTCGGCAAGGCGACCGAACTCAAGAAGCGCCTGTGGTTCACGATCGGCGCGCTGATCGTCTTCCGGCTGCTCAGCTATGTGCCGCTGCCGGGCGTTGACCCGACCCAGCTCAACCTGCTGGCGCAGCAGACCCAGGGCGGCGTGCTCGACTTCTTCAACAATTTCACGGGTGGCGCGCTCAACCGCATGTCGGTCGTGGCGCTCGGCGTCATGCCCTACATCACCGCTTCGATCGTGGTGCAGCTCGCGACGTCGCTGTCGCCGCAGCTCAACGCGATCAAGAAAGAAGGCGAGAGCGGCCGCAAGCGGCTGAACCAATATACCCGCTACGGCACGGTCGCGCTGACCGCGGTGCAGGGTTGGTTCATTGCCGTCGGCCTCGAAAGCTTCGGCGCGGCGCAGGGCCTGCAGCCGGTGATCGAGCCGGGCATGCTGTTCCGTGTCGGCGCAGTGGTGTCGCTGGTCGGCGGTACGCTGTTCCTGATGTGGATCGGCGAGCAGATCACCAGCCGCGGCATCGGCAACGGCATTTCGCTGATCATCATGGCGGGCATCGTCGCGCGCCTGCCAACCACTTTGGTCCAGCTGTTCGAGAGCGGTCGTACCGGCACGATCGACCCGCTGCGCCTCATCCTGATCCTGGTCGCGGTGATCGCGCTGGTGCTGTTCATCTGCTTCATGGAGCGCGCGCAGCGCCGCATCCTGATCCAGTATCCCAAGCGCCAGACCGCGCGGGGCGTGCAGGCCGAGCGCAGCCACTTGCCGCTGAAGCTCAACACCGCCGGCGTCATCCCGCCGATCTTCGCGTCGTCGCTGCTGCTGCTGCCGCTGACTATCACCCAGTTCGCCGGTCAGGCGACTGCGGGCGAGAGCTGGATGGGCGACCTGGTGATCAACCTGAACACCTGGCTGCGCCACGGCTCGCCGCTCTACATGGCGCTCTATGGCTTCGGCATCATTTTCTTCTCGTTCTTCTACACCGCCGTCGTGTTCAATCCGGAAGAGACCGCGGACAATCTGAAGCGGCATGGCGGGTTCATCCCGGGCATCCGTCCCGGCAAGAACACCGAGAAGTATTTCGACTATGTGCTGACCCGCATCACCGTGGTCGGCGCGGCGTACCTGACCTTCATCTGTCTGGTGCCCGAGTTCGCGATCTCGTCGCTCGGCGGTACCTTCCTGATGGGAGGCACTAGCCTTCTGATCGTGGTCAACGTAACCATGGACACAGTCGCGCAGATCCAGTCGCACTTGCTGGCGCACCAATATGGTGACCTGATCAAGAAGGCGAAGCTGAAGGGTCGGACGCGCTAA
- a CDS encoding adenylate kinase, whose protein sequence is MNIILLGPPGAGKGTQASRLEAARGMVQLSTGDMLRAAVKAGTPTGIKAKAVMDAGELVSDEIVSGIIGERLDMADTERGAIFDGYPRTSAQAESLEALLSERGRKLDYVIELHVDEDALVDRITGRFTCAQCGAGYHDTFKLPVVADTCDVCGSHEFKRRPDDNAETVRTRMAEYRAKTAPILPFYEAKGLVRHVDGMADMDEVTRQIDAVLDGASGA, encoded by the coding sequence TTGAACATCATCCTGTTGGGCCCTCCGGGCGCGGGCAAGGGCACCCAGGCGAGCCGCCTGGAAGCGGCCCGGGGCATGGTCCAGCTATCGACGGGCGACATGCTGCGCGCCGCGGTGAAGGCCGGAACGCCTACGGGCATCAAGGCCAAGGCAGTCATGGACGCGGGTGAGCTCGTTTCCGACGAGATCGTGTCCGGGATCATCGGTGAGCGGCTCGACATGGCCGACACCGAGCGGGGCGCGATCTTCGACGGCTATCCGCGGACGTCGGCACAGGCCGAATCGCTCGAGGCGCTGCTGTCCGAGCGGGGGCGCAAGCTGGACTATGTGATCGAGCTCCACGTCGACGAGGATGCGCTGGTCGATCGGATCACCGGGCGCTTCACTTGTGCGCAGTGCGGCGCCGGCTATCACGACACCTTCAAGCTGCCGGTGGTGGCGGACACGTGCGACGTGTGCGGGAGCCACGAGTTCAAGCGGCGGCCCGACGACAATGCCGAGACGGTGCGGACCCGCATGGCGGAGTACCGGGCGAAGACGGCGCCGATCCTGCCTTTCTACGAGGCCAAGGGACTGGTCCGGCACGTCGACGGCATGGCCGACATGGACGAAGTGACGCGCCAGATCGATGCGGTTCTGGATGGTGCGTCGGGGGCCTGA
- the rpsM gene encoding 30S ribosomal protein S13: MARIAGVNIPTNKRVLIALQYIHGIGPTKAKEITEKLGIATERRVQDLSDQEVLQIREAIDAGYTVEGDLRRETAMNIKRLMDLACYRGLRHRKGLPVRGQRTHTNARTRKGKAKPIAGKKK; encoded by the coding sequence ATGGCACGTATTGCGGGTGTAAATATCCCGACCAACAAGCGCGTTCTGATCGCGCTTCAGTATATCCACGGCATTGGTCCGACCAAGGCCAAGGAAATCACCGAAAAGCTGGGCATCGCTACCGAGCGTCGCGTGCAGGACCTGAGCGATCAGGAAGTGCTGCAGATCCGCGAAGCGATCGACGCAGGGTACACCGTGGAAGGCGATCTTCGTCGCGAAACCGCGATGAACATCAAGCGCCTGATGGACCTGGCCTGCTATCGCGGCCTGCGTCACCGCAAGGGCCTGCCGGTCCGTGGCCAGCGCACGCATACCAATGCGCGCACCCGCAAGGGCAAGGCCAAGCCGATCGCTGGTAAGAAGAAGTAA
- the rpsK gene encoding 30S ribosomal protein S11 — MAREPQRIKRRERKNITSGVAHVNASFNNTMITITDAQGNAISWSSAGMMGFKGSRKSTPYAAQVAAEDAGRKAAEHGVRTLEVEVKGPGSGRESALRALQAVGFQITSIRDVTSIPHNGVRPSKRRRV; from the coding sequence ATGGCACGTGAACCGCAGCGCATTAAGCGTCGTGAGCGCAAGAACATCACCTCTGGCGTCGCGCATGTGAACGCCAGCTTCAACAACACCATGATCACCATCACCGATGCGCAGGGCAATGCGATCAGCTGGTCGTCGGCCGGCATGATGGGCTTCAAGGGTTCGCGCAAGTCGACCCCGTACGCCGCCCAGGTCGCTGCCGAGGACGCTGGCCGCAAGGCAGCCGAGCACGGCGTGCGCACCCTGGAAGTGGAAGTGAAGGGCCCGGGTTCGGGTCGTGAGAGCGCGCTTCGCGCCCTCCAGGCGGTCGGTTTCCAGATCACGTCCATCCGCGACGTGACTTCGATCCCGCACAACGGCGTTCGTCCTTCGAAGCGCCGTCGCGTCTGA
- a CDS encoding DNA-directed RNA polymerase subunit alpha: protein MSVNSKNWQELKKPTGLEKKPGGDTKRKSTFVAEPLERGFGLTLGNALRRVLLSSLQGAAVTSIKIENVLHEFSSLAGVREDVTDIVLNVKQIAIRMQGEGAKRLQLSATGPAEVKAGDIAVSGDIEVMNPELVICHLDEGATLNMELTADVGKGYVPAASNRPADAPIGLIPVDALYSPVRQVSYKVENTRVGQELDYDKLTLSIETDGTITPEDAVAYAARILQDQLALFVHFDDSAVTRSAPIQAGGVPAAAPESGGDTAQINRYLLKKVDELELSVRSANCLKNDNIIYIGDLVQKTEAEMLRTPNFGRKSLNEIKEVLSSMGLRLGMEIPGWPPENIEEMAKKLEQEIMG, encoded by the coding sequence GTGTCGGTCAATTCCAAGAACTGGCAGGAACTCAAGAAGCCAACCGGCCTTGAAAAGAAGCCGGGTGGCGATACCAAGCGCAAGTCGACCTTTGTGGCCGAACCGCTCGAGCGCGGCTTCGGCCTTACGCTTGGAAACGCTTTGCGCCGCGTGTTGCTGTCATCGCTTCAGGGCGCTGCGGTCACCTCGATCAAGATCGAGAACGTGCTGCACGAATTCTCCTCGCTTGCTGGTGTGCGTGAAGACGTGACGGACATCGTCCTGAACGTGAAGCAGATCGCCATTCGCATGCAGGGCGAGGGCGCCAAGCGCCTGCAGCTCTCCGCGACGGGCCCGGCCGAAGTGAAGGCCGGCGACATCGCCGTTTCCGGCGACATCGAAGTGATGAACCCCGAACTGGTGATCTGCCACCTGGACGAGGGCGCGACGCTCAACATGGAGCTGACCGCCGATGTCGGTAAGGGCTATGTCCCCGCCGCGTCGAACCGTCCGGCGGATGCGCCGATCGGCCTGATCCCGGTCGACGCCCTGTACAGCCCGGTTCGCCAGGTGTCGTACAAGGTCGAGAACACCCGCGTCGGCCAGGAGCTCGATTACGACAAGCTCACGCTTTCGATCGAGACCGATGGCACCATCACTCCGGAAGACGCCGTGGCCTATGCCGCGCGCATCCTTCAGGACCAGCTGGCGCTGTTCGTCCACTTCGACGATTCGGCCGTCACGCGCTCGGCACCTATCCAGGCCGGTGGCGTTCCCGCCGCCGCTCCGGAATCGGGTGGCGATACCGCGCAGATCAACCGCTACCTCCTCAAGAAGGTGGACGAGTTGGAGCTGTCGGTGCGTTCGGCGAACTGCCTGAAGAACGACAACATCATCTATATCGGCGACCTGGTCCAGAAGACCGAAGCCGAGATGCTGCGCACTCCGAACTTCGGCCGCAAGTCCTTGAACGAGATCAAGGAAGTGCTGTCGTCGATGGGCCTGCGGCTGGGGATGGAAATCCCGGGCTGGCCGCCGGAGAACATCGAAGAGATGGCAAAGAAGCTCGAGCAGGAGATCATGGGCTAA
- a CDS encoding VOC family protein, translated as MPVTPAIIPVLRYADAPAAIAFLCAAFGFTRHAVYADPDDPNRIAHAQLIKDGHMIILSSAVPTPFSEAVRMRTPTQAGAVTQSIYVVLDDVDGHAATARSAGAEIVLPPEDQSYGGRSYSARDSEGNVWTFGSYDPSADAG; from the coding sequence ATGCCCGTTACCCCCGCGATCATTCCGGTGCTCCGTTATGCCGATGCACCCGCCGCCATCGCCTTTCTATGCGCCGCATTCGGCTTCACCCGCCACGCGGTCTATGCCGATCCGGACGACCCGAACCGGATCGCCCACGCTCAGCTGATCAAAGACGGGCACATGATCATCCTGTCATCCGCAGTGCCGACGCCGTTTTCCGAGGCCGTCCGCATGCGCACGCCGACCCAGGCCGGTGCCGTCACGCAATCGATCTACGTCGTGCTCGATGATGTCGACGGGCACGCGGCGACCGCACGGAGCGCGGGTGCCGAGATCGTCCTGCCGCCGGAGGATCAATCCTATGGCGGCCGCAGCTACAGTGCGCGTGATAGCGAGGGGAACGTCTGGACCTTCGGCAGCTACGATCCGTCGGCGGATGCAGGATAG
- a CDS encoding AraC family transcriptional regulator yields the protein MRTPTRLREFDDGNDRWHMVDVAPAEHLRDAISGYGWWSESTTSFDTRRELAGTRGTLIVNLASDLDLVDAQGNAVRLRAGEGFIAGLAQATSLSRSTGAMAGVHVQAPLATLARLAGTSIADLTDRIVPLSDLPAFDMLRLGDKLLDVVDAEARWTLLDTLIGDRLAAAADPSPAIAHIARRLRAGARVEAIATELGWSRKRLAETFKQATGLEPRTYAGLARFERFAARLQAGPALPLAQAAVAAGYADQPHLTREVARYASMTPAALRRHLLPDGGGVRE from the coding sequence ATGCGCACGCCAACCCGACTCCGTGAGTTCGACGACGGCAACGACCGGTGGCACATGGTTGATGTCGCCCCCGCCGAGCATCTGCGCGACGCGATCAGTGGCTATGGCTGGTGGTCGGAAAGCACCACTTCGTTCGATACGCGCCGAGAGCTGGCCGGCACGCGGGGCACGCTGATCGTCAACCTGGCCAGCGACCTCGACCTGGTCGACGCGCAGGGAAACGCGGTCCGGCTGCGCGCTGGTGAGGGCTTCATCGCGGGACTGGCCCAGGCGACCTCGCTGTCGCGCTCCACCGGCGCGATGGCCGGGGTCCACGTCCAAGCCCCCCTGGCGACACTGGCGCGCCTGGCAGGCACCAGCATAGCCGATCTCACCGACCGGATCGTCCCGCTCTCCGACTTGCCCGCCTTCGACATGCTGCGCCTGGGAGACAAGCTGCTGGACGTCGTGGATGCCGAAGCGCGCTGGACACTGCTCGACACATTGATCGGCGACCGGCTGGCCGCCGCCGCCGACCCGTCTCCGGCGATCGCGCACATCGCCCGGCGCCTGCGTGCCGGGGCGCGGGTCGAGGCGATCGCGACCGAACTCGGCTGGAGCCGCAAGCGCCTGGCCGAAACCTTCAAGCAGGCGACAGGGCTTGAGCCGCGCACCTATGCCGGCCTCGCCCGGTTCGAACGCTTTGCCGCGCGATTGCAGGCGGGCCCGGCGCTGCCGCTCGCCCAGGCCGCGGTTGCCGCCGGCTATGCCGATCAGCCGCACCTCACCCGCGAGGTCGCACGCTATGCCAGCATGACCCCGGCCGCGCTTCGCCGGCATCTTCTGCCAGACGGCGGCGGCGTCCGCGAGTGA
- a CDS encoding CGNR zinc finger domain-containing protein has protein sequence MVVTTSAPTGYRNPSGRLPRLAGAVTFLLVRAASQSTAQRRDGFRFLAGHPVLDLTATLTARASGRALDLLATPEDLRRWLISAGVATAVDKVSQAELDSARRLREAFFALASGAGGKWALAAVNAAAAGDAAVPVLDAVGHVVREGSAGAHLAALAREAVLLFGGDAAGRVKGCEGEGCGTVFLDASRKGDRRWCSMRGCGNRAKVAAFRKRGKAGSA, from the coding sequence ATGGTGGTTACGACGTCGGCCCCGACTGGTTACCGTAACCCGTCGGGGCGGTTGCCGCGTCTGGCTGGAGCGGTTACGTTCCTGCTCGTGAGGGCTGCTTCGCAATCAACCGCTCAGCGGCGTGACGGTTTCCGGTTCTTGGCCGGACACCCAGTACTGGATCTTACCGCAACGTTAACGGCGCGGGCAAGTGGCAGGGCGCTCGATCTGTTGGCGACGCCCGAGGATCTGCGGCGCTGGCTGATCAGCGCCGGGGTGGCGACTGCGGTGGACAAGGTGAGCCAGGCGGAGCTGGACAGCGCGCGGCGGTTGCGCGAGGCGTTCTTTGCCCTGGCGAGCGGTGCTGGTGGGAAGTGGGCGTTGGCGGCGGTGAACGCGGCTGCGGCGGGCGACGCCGCCGTGCCGGTACTGGATGCTGTAGGGCATGTGGTGCGCGAAGGAAGCGCGGGCGCACACCTGGCGGCGCTCGCGCGCGAAGCGGTCTTGCTGTTCGGGGGCGATGCTGCCGGGCGCGTGAAAGGGTGCGAAGGCGAGGGGTGCGGGACGGTGTTCCTGGACGCCTCACGCAAGGGCGATCGGCGCTGGTGCTCGATGCGCGGCTGTGGCAACCGCGCCAAGGTGGCGGCGTTTCGGAAGCGGGGGAAAGCGGGAAGCGCTTGA
- the rplQ gene encoding 50S ribosomal protein L17, translated as MRHRVGGRKLQRTSAHRLALFRNMSAALIKHEQITTTVAKAKELRPYVEKLITLAKKGGLSNRRLAHSRLLDDAQLVKLFDVLATRYADRAGGYTRIIKAGIRKSDASPMAIIEFVDRDVSAKGQDSGPVYNDDDFADAA; from the coding sequence ATGCGTCATCGTGTTGGCGGCCGTAAGCTGCAGCGTACCTCGGCTCACCGCCTGGCCCTGTTCCGCAACATGTCGGCCGCGCTGATCAAGCATGAGCAGATCACCACCACCGTCGCCAAGGCGAAGGAGCTTCGTCCCTATGTGGAGAAGCTGATCACGCTGGCGAAGAAGGGTGGCCTGTCCAATCGCCGTCTGGCGCATTCGCGCCTGCTCGACGACGCGCAGCTGGTGAAGCTGTTCGACGTGCTGGCGACCCGCTATGCCGATCGCGCCGGCGGCTATACCCGCATCATCAAGGCCGGCATCCGCAAGTCGGACGCCTCGCCGATGGCGATCATCGAGTTCGTCGACCGCGACGTGTCGGCCAAGGGCCAGGATTCGGGCCCGGTCTATAACGACGACGATTTCGCCGACGCCGCCTGA
- a CDS encoding c-type cytochrome, translating to MRRWVLVAAVALGGCGDSGLAERRAAAGADPTLADYLRVSDAARGGRLFGQCAACHTVREGGPDLNGPNLHGVVGRRIAEGRARVGYSAALQAKPGVWTPEALDAWLTAPQRFAPGTSMRFGGIADPLDRADVIAFLRAN from the coding sequence ATGCGGCGTTGGGTGCTGGTGGCGGCGGTGGCGCTGGGCGGGTGCGGCGACAGCGGCCTGGCTGAGCGGCGCGCGGCGGCGGGGGCCGATCCCACGCTGGCCGACTATTTGCGGGTAAGCGATGCGGCGCGCGGAGGGCGGCTGTTCGGGCAATGTGCGGCGTGTCACACGGTCCGCGAGGGCGGGCCGGACCTGAACGGGCCCAACCTGCACGGCGTGGTGGGACGGAGAATCGCCGAGGGGCGGGCGCGGGTCGGCTACAGCGCGGCGTTGCAGGCGAAGCCGGGCGTGTGGACGCCCGAGGCGCTGGACGCGTGGCTGACCGCGCCGCAGCGCTTCGCCCCGGGGACCAGCATGCGGTTCGGCGGGATTGCCGATCCGCTCGACCGGGCGGACGTGATCGCGTTTCTGCGGGCGAACTAA